The Equus caballus isolate H_3958 breed thoroughbred chromosome 12, TB-T2T, whole genome shotgun sequence genome contains a region encoding:
- the OR5BB20 gene encoding olfactory receptor family 5 subfamily BB member 20 (The RefSeq protein has 1 substitution, 1 frameshift compared to this genomic sequence) yields the protein MKEDRNHTSVAMFVLLGLSDEKELQLILFPIFLGIYLLTIIWNLGLILLIRMDSHLHTPMYFFLSFLSFIDICYSSSISPRMLSDFLKDEKTISFIACATQYFVGSWMAQAECCLLAVMAYDRYIAIGRPLQYSAIMDPDLCQKMVAGAYGSGFLGSLIQTVSCFHLYFCGHNIIPNFFCDITQIISLSCSNPFMSQMILFLESIFVGFTSFLVILLSYGFIATSILKISSIKGSAKAFNTCASHLAVVTIFYGMGFSVYLHPSSSHSKKQNKVLSVFYVILIPMLNPFIYSLRNKEIKEALMRVVKKATYLSQ from the exons ATGAAAGAGGATAGAAATCATACTTCTGTGGCcatgtttgttctcctgggactgtCAGATGAAAAAGAGCTGCAACTTATCCTCTTTCcaatcttcctagggatctaccttcTGACCATAATCTGGAACCTTGGTCTCATCCTCCttatcaggatggactcccacctgcacacacctatgtacttttttctcagtttcctgtcatttatagacatctgctattcttcttccatcagcccaaggatgctttcagacttcttaaaagatgaaaaaacaatttcattcattgcttgtgccacccagtattttgttggGTCCTGGATGGCTCAGGCTGAGTGCTGCCTGTTGGCCGtaatggcctatgacagatatattgctattggtaggcctctgcagtactcagccatCATGGATCCTGacctctgtcagaagatggttgctggagcctatgggagtggtttccttggtAGCTTAATTCAAACAGtttcttgctttcatctctacttTTGTGGGCacaatatcattccaaatttcttctgtgacataacccagattatttccttgtcttgctCCAATCCCTTTATGagccaaatgattctttttctggaaTCTATTTTTGTTGGATTCACTTCCTTCCTTGTCATCCTCTTATCCTATGGTTTTATTGCAacttccatcctgaaaatatcctccataaaaggtagtgccaaggccttcaatacc tgtgcctcccacctggctgttgtgacaatcttctatggCATGGGCTTCTCTGTGTACCTGCATCCTAGCTCTAGCCACTCCAAAAAGCAGAACAAGgttctgtcagtgttctatgttatcctcATCCCAATGTTAAAccctcttatctatagtctgaggaacaaggagatcaaagaggcctTGATGAGGGTAGTAAAGAAGGCAACATATTTATCTCAGTAA